CAATGGTTCAAGGATGAGCCCTCCTCCAAACCCAAGCAGCTGATGAATCTTCCGTTTGGTTTCTAGGTTGCCCCTTGAGGCAATGGTTCTCTTTCCTTCACAGAGGCAGATAGTTTCATTGATTGTGATAGCAACAACAATTGGCACCTTCATGACAATAGTATCCAAACAATTACCTACACTGAAGTATATCAAATAGCTAATTCTTTTACATACGGGAGAATAAGATAGAGCATCTTTGTATCAAATTGCTAATTTGCGAGCGTAAAAAACTGTTTTTAGACAAGTATTACCAGGTAGGTATGGGTCAGTGATAAGGGTGGTAGGTGGTTTCAAAGTGTTCTCAATTCGTGATAAAAAAGGAGCAACAATGAAAAATTGAATAGGAAGCTTAGTTTCCCATAGATTGTAGCTGATGAATGGAGCATATGAAATCGCTTGTTTTAAAAGTGGTTGATACTGGTACAATTACTTGAGattagtttcttttctttttatgttgGGTCATCATTTCTGTCCTTGGAATATTAATGGGTAATTCTATGCATGTTTTTGTTAGATATTATGATTTTGGTTCTATCACTGATATTTCTTTTGGACCAGGGACACACAATGATgcagtacacacacacacacacacacacacacacacacacctgaAATCATGAATCTGAAATTGATGCAATCAGAAGTAGCATCATTGTCGAGTTCATTGTCTTCTTAATCAAACACAGACATATACAGAATTTGATCACAACATTTCATTGATTTATGTAGGAGGCCATACCTGCATGATGTTTAGAACCCAATACTCTGTGGAGCACCGTGTGGTGTATGTCTGCACAAGAATCTCATATAGAAGTGACTCATTATGGATGGATAAGACAATATCCTAGCTTATAATGGTCTCTATTCTCTTTTTTCTCACTATTGGAATTTTGACAATTTGTATTCCCACCTTGACTATCTGGACTGCCACAAATGCTGCCCATACGGATGAAAGAACTGTTAGTTCCTTCCAGTAGATGTTATCCTTTATAAGTAGCTGCAGTATAATATTGACTGGTATTAAACAGTGTCATTCTACATGGAGAATTAAAAGGCTGTCTTTAGATGCTACCTCATCATCTGATGAAGTTCTACATTGTGGATTAGCAGGAGAGCCCCAGGGAGTGCCTTGTATTCCAGTTCTGCACCTGGTAACATTTTACAGGCAAAATATGAATTGAAACTCTTCTGAAAAGAAacacccaaaaaaaaagaaaaaagaaacatctGATCTGGTTTTTATTACATTCTCTACAATTAGTTGGTTCAAACAATGTGTTAAGAAGAGAGTATGGTATAAGTTTGTCTTTTCCTTGATCAACTGCCATCTATGAGTTCATTATCACAGAAATATTCATATTAACTGCTTTACATACCATTTCTTTGTGAGGCCTAGAGATTTGTAGCTTCCTGAAATCCAAATAAATCTTCAAATCAAAATGCATGCTTGAGGGAATTTTACAGTTGACAGCAATAAGCAAAGAGGCGTACACTTTTCATAATGGATTCCTGTTTCCATGTTTCTACTCCTTTGAACAGTGCTTTTGTTTATGTACCTAACACCAAGAGTTTACAACTGATCAGTGCCTTTATATAGGGAACAAAGAAACATATCTGCTTTGTAAACTTAGGGTTACTTGCTACTGACATTTATTTTTCTGAAAGGGTAGCTTAGTTCCTACTGCAGGATATGAACACACTTGATAATTAGCTTTCTTCTATTGAGAGGGGAAATCTTTATATGAACATGATCAGCAATTGTAGTCAATGTGATATTAAAGCATGTtgcatcaaaaacaaaaaagcgACTGAGAGGAAGAACATATGGGATGGCCTAAAAGATTACCTAGGAAGTGGATGATGAGGAAGACAGTGAGCATCCAATCTGGAAAGATTATATTCAAAGCAACTCCAATGCTGATGCCCAACATAATCATGGGCTGAAACAACAGAGCTAGATCATAGTCAATGATTGGTAAGTCCATGGTTGGGTGCCTCAGTCTCAGGTTGTAGTATACTGTTGTTCCTGCAGCACCCATGATCATGCCTGCAGCAAAACAGGAAAATATTAATCTTCACAAAAACTAGTGCAGTTCACAGCTTAGTTCTGAATTCCTCTTGACTATTAAAAGTAGGTTGAAATTATTGTTCATCTGCATGCTTGTTGACTTCCACTTGGAAATGGCTGTTGATGTCTTGGGGTCAAATCCAATGATCAAGGGGAGCATGGGCACAAAGATCCCTCCAACGCCACCAATGCTGCCAAGAGCTGCACCAACAAACCCAATGATGGATCCCAGCACCACCCACCGGCTGAGCTCCATGACCTGACTCCATCCACAAACCATTTCAGCTTAAGAAGAAGAATAGTTAAGTGAGAAGAGTGTTGTGATAGGTCACATAATGGCCAAACATGATTGTAAGAAGATTCTTCTCCTCCATTATTGGGTAAAGAATGGAAGAGGTTGGTGAGGAGATCCTTGGAATCCTTCTCTCCAATCTCTTCGTCATTcatgctgctactgctgctggtAGCTGTGTCAAATGGCCTCTTTGCGAAGGCCTCTTGTTCTGCAATGCCTGGCTGAAACACAGAAGCAGAACTGCTGCACACCACCACTGGGCTTCCTGTTTCTTCCACCCTTAACCTTTTTCCAAAAGCACCAATGAAGCTTTTGTTTCTCTAAAATTAAGCCAGAAGAATGGTGGTGACGATGGTGCTTCGGCACTGAGCTATTACTTGCTCTCCTCTCTTTTTCTAGCTAAGTTCTTCCCACTGTTGTCATCTGTAGCTGTTCTAATAGATAGAGATGATGGCTGAATGAGTTCGTCTTGTCGTGACCGTGTGTCTTGATCGAGGTAATTACAAATTACTTCTTGTGATTAGATCCTTTTAACATTTTATTGGTGATTTAAAGCAagtattttttcttttcattaccTATTTCAACCTTATcattaaggatatatatatatatatatatatatatatatatataaataatatatcgatcaatgaaacaaaaatatttttttgttatagGACTTATAAAATAAATTAGATAGTAAAAAAGACAAGTTAATGTACAATGTTCACTAACATAGGACAAgagatataattataaaatttggatcatatatttaattatttttatgaatatattaatttgtatataatattttaaaaattataatgcaagattattaatagatgAGAGCAATGGTGATAATATTACATTAGTATATTAGTGATTTGGAAGATTACgatttgaattttgaaaataCCGTGGCGAAGTTTCCCGCGGTTTTATGCTTTAACAGCCCAACCGCCCCCGTCCCCATTCCCCATCTCGATTCTTCACTCTCCTCGCCCTCAAAGCCGCCCTTCCTCCGCTCCTCTCCGCCGCCGTCAATGGCGGTAGCCAGGCATCCAGGACCCGTCGCCAAAGGTCCAAAGATCTTTCAGAAAGGTGGCCTCCACGAGGCCAAAGGTGACCCGTCGCCAAAGGTGGCCTTCTCTTCTCCGCATCTGAAAGCTCTCCTGAAACGCCGTCTTGCTTTCCAGTGCCTCCCCTCTCTTTGCTGGCTACGATATCTATAGGTGTTGCGAATTCCTCAACTTCTTGTCCGTCGTCGTCTCATAACAGGCGTCGCCATTCCTAATGGTACTGACGCCCGCATTGGTATAACTACTCCTCTAGCTGTTCGGTGAAATGCTGATATGGAGGTGTCTCTCCATACTTTGGGGTCGGCGTGATCGATGGGGTATTGAGAGGTTTATGACTCCGGAAGTCGTTGAGCTTCTTGATTTGGACTCTACTGCCAGGGCGACGGAGGGTTTGGATCCACAGGAGTGTGATGTGCTCTTGAACTTTTCCTCCAACGTAATGGCCGTTGATGAAAAATCCATTGGTTAGCTAAAACTTTTGTTCTTTGATGCTACAGAAAGTTTGCCTGTGCATATCAGTAAGCAGCATCATGAGGACAAACAAAGGTCACGAGGCATGCACCAAGGTTGGTTTCATCACTCAAAACTCGGCTCATCTAGGTTGCAAAGGTTTACTTTCGTATTGTGACCTTTTTCCCATCAACTTCGTACTATCTGGCAGTTTGAACCCAATACATGACACTAAATTTCATGATGAATAAACAGGAAgctaaactaattgattgtgaaaAATAGAAACACCTACATATTACTTCTATGATCTTTAGAATTTTTGTGGTTCAAGTATGATGTTTAGGTTGCTGATTAGTTGATGCCCTTTTTTCCTCTTCAAGTTTCAGCTCAATAAATCGTTCACTGGTGGCAGTGAACGATTCATCTCAAGCTGAAATCTGCCTGTTGTTTGTCAATAACTTGTTTTTAGAAGAACAATCATATGTAGGAAACTGATGATATAGCATGTTGTCTTTCTTTGGTCCTTCCTTGAGCTCATCTCTTACAACCCAAAACAATTGAGATGTCCAAAGCATTGGTACATATGAGTGTTCGGACTTGTACTGTGGAAGTACTAAGGATATAGTTTTGTTTGCTCGATTATATATGCCTGCAGAATATACTTCAAATGTGTTTCAGGTTAAGCATTCTTGGATGCTTGGAGAATCCAAAGCAATTGGCAGTGCCTCTTGCAGGTACCTTTTCTGCTTGCTATGTGTTGCACTGTTGATCTGTCACATAATATTGAAAATAACACGAGTCTTAGCTTCCACATTCCCTTCTAATGATTAAATATAAAGTTTTACCCCCTTAGTTTCTTTAAGTTTCTGAAGGAACTATAACCAAAACATGTGATCAGTTCCTTTGATAGTGATATCACTATACTCAGTCAATTATACCTGATCTGCATCTAGTCCGATCTCATTCTGAATCTGATTGGGTTATGTATGATACAATAGATCTACTTTTAAGTTTAGTTTGTTGCTAAGAGATGATTTGGGCCCAATTTTGATTGCTCATACTTGGTAAAATTAATATTGAGTGTATGCTACATCTGCATTTCTGTAGGGTTATCATGAAATCATAGACTTTACGTCCATAATTTTAACCTTAATGAAATTCAATAATATCAATTTCGATTTATcatcatttcttttctttggatTACATTTGTTTATATAGAACAAGTTTTTAGGCATTCTTGCATCAGCATTAGTAGATTTATTGCAAATTGGAATGGAATTAAGTCATTTGATTCTTCTTTTTAATATTTGCAAGTTAAAAAGTACATTAATTTTTGTGTTTTCTTTATATTTCTTGAAGCCATTTGAGACACTACTGTAGAATATGAGAAAACACTTTAATAGTAAAAGGTGGATTTTTACTAGTTTATTTTAATATTCTTGTTTAGTCGACTATAAATAATTAAAACATACGgtcttgttattgttattgttgttgtagtaTTCTCACTTAAAGATTCGTTAAAAtaatacataaaaaggaaaaaaaaaagttaaacaaTTAAAAAAGTTTGAGCTGCTTTGCAAATTTGAACAAAGCTACATGCTTGAGCTGAAGCTAAACACTATGTCCATCATCATATGGATTCCTTCACAATAGATTAAGTTCGACTCTTAGGTTCAATGTCCTTAGCACCTCTAGATTAAGTTCGACTCTTAGGTTCAATGCATTGTAAAATAAACTAAGATTCTATATTAAGatctaattttaacaagttttgacataatcatcatttatgcaatttGTTGGCAGAAAGAGTTGCACATTGTTGTTGGGAACTTGTGCACTGAGTTGCTCAAGAGGGAGAGGGCATTGCAACTTGATTTTGGAGTGACATGTGTTATTTTAAACTAAGGCAACTACAAAATGAATTTAGCCTACCTTAACTCTTCAACTAATAAGAACAATTGCCTCGTACTCAGAAATATAGAAGAAATTATAGTATCTCAAATATTTAAGTTGTGAAGGATGAGGGAAAAAGGATTACTGTTTTGATTGTGTTTCTTTTTTTAGCCCAACTAATTTGTGACCCACAATCGCAACACAACATGAGTACTCCTACATGATAGGGGAAAGGGAGGGTTATCTTTCTTTTAATTAGCTGCACTTCCCCATGGATGTCATGTTGCAATCTTCAATGACAACGCTTCCCACTTGAGCTTGCATTAGTGCTTGAGATTATCGTGGCACCCATCTGTCCAACCCTCATGAATGGTCTCTTTGTTGTTGCCATCTGTATCCTCACCGATGCATTAAACAATACCTCACTTCAGTCCTTCATAGCGCCACAGAATTCATGCATGAAAGGAAGACAAGGCAGGCTCATTAGAAGTCCCCACACTGAGGGATTGGGTTCGACCACCAACTTAGTGGCTGTGTGTTCTCCTTTAGGATTGGGCATTTAAGTCCACTTGCAAATAAGAAGCAATAGAAGAGCTGTTGCTCTAAGATGTCATTCTTATGCTCCCACTTCTGCGGTTTTTTGGGAAGGTAGGTTTTGCCTTGAGACCTCCTAGACTAAACCTATGTAAATGACAAAAGGATTGCCTTCACTCCACCACAAGGGATGGTCAAATGAAGTGTCACATGAATGCTTGGTTCACTCCACAAGGAAGAATCAAAATCAAATCTTTAAAGAACTCTACATGTCTACTGATTTAAAGGGGAAGACTTCTTTCTCCTCAACCATATGTCTTTGTTGCACTGCCTTGGTCATCATGGTCTCACAGGACAGCATTTAAGCGCAATAAATAATATCTATCTCCCAGTATCACGCATCTTTACATCCCTTTCAGTTGCTGGCAGTGCTACACTCCTACCAGCATGATAAAAGCATAGGCATGGGATGATAAAAGCATAGGAAGTCTCGTGTAAGAAGAAGGTATAAAGAGCTGGTATGAGGGATGCTTGGCACATACTTCCAATGGGATATATTCTACCAGGACTCTTGAGATTAGTTGAGATCATGACATATGTGCTTGGTCACTCAATTGCACCTTAGTTATTCGTTGATGAGGGATATTATTCAGTCCCTCTTTTAAATTCTTAATATTCAATGATCCTTTGGACAAACAAAAACAGAGGTTTGTAGAGCATAATTGACATGTAAGAAATGGTATGATGATGTGGATTATTTAATATACTGATTAGGGAGGACTAGATGACACTGACATGTGATTCTATGGGCAAGGAGTAAAGAGATTTTgacaagtttttttttcttttgatcttgTCTCCAATCAAGGGAGGGAGACATGAGGCAAGCTTTATTGGCAATTGTCCCCAGGAAACAATAGTTTAAGTTTGTGCTCTGGACAAGATCTACTAGAGCACTCGGAATGAGCTTTCATGTTCACTGCACCACCCACCCAAGTGCACTTCACAAAGAAACCCTATTCCACCAAGAAAGCATTCTTTTATTCACTCTACACCAGTGGTATGTGTCAAAAAATTGGAAGGCCACACGAGAATCATGACGCACTGCGACCTTTTGTGTTTATGATATTTGAATATAAAAGATCACAtagtcttttcttttttcttc
The window above is part of the Musa acuminata AAA Group cultivar baxijiao chromosome BXJ2-6, Cavendish_Baxijiao_AAA, whole genome shotgun sequence genome. Proteins encoded here:
- the LOC135613994 gene encoding sulfite exporter TauE/SafE family protein 3-like is translated as MGTGAVGLLKHKTAGNFATRNKSFIGAFGKRLRVEETGSPVVVCSSSASVFQPGIAEQEAFAKRPFDTATSSSSSMNDEEIGEKDSKDLLTNLFHSLPNNGGEESSYNHVMELSRWVVLGSIIGFVGAALGSIGGVGGIFVPMLPLIIGFDPKTSTAISKWKSTSMQMNNNFNLLLIVKRNSELSCMIMGAAGTTVYYNLRLRHPTMDLPIIDYDLALLFQPMIMLGISIGVALNIIFPDWMLTVFLIIHFLGSYKSLGLTKKWCRTGIQGTPWGSPANPQCRTSSDDELLIKDNIYWKELTVLSSVWAAFVAVQIVKTYTTRCSTEYWVLNIMQVPIVVAITINETICLCEGKRTIASRGNLETKRKIHQLLGFGGGLILEPLFLEMGVPRQVLFS